The genomic window CCTCCCGGCCGCCAGGGGTCGCACTGCAGGCGCTGGGCGGGCGCGGCGGGGTCacggccggggtgggggtgtggggggggccGCGGAGAAAGCGGGGCGCGCGGACGAGCCCGGCGCGGCGCCCCCGCCGCCTGTCCCTCCGCCCGCCGCCCGGCGGGGAGCGCGCTGAGCCGGGCGCCATGTCCGGGGCCGGGtagcccgccgcccgccgcccgcctccGAGCCGCCCGCCCGCGGGCCGGGGGCCGGGGAGCCGCGGGCCGGCAGGTAgggccgggcggggggcggggggcggggaggggtgcgggcggggcggcgggcggggcggcgggcggcgcaGCTGGTTCCGCTTCCTCCGTAGCGGGGAAGTGAAAGCGCGGGGAGCCCGCCGGGCAGGGGCGGGCGCGCAGGTGTGCAGCGGGCGGAGGGCGCCCCCCGgcccgccgccccctcccccaccacgtCCGCGGCTCTCGGGCCGGGACCCGCCGCGTGTGGCCGcgctgggcgggggggggtgaGGGCCCGGGGGGGGGCCGGGGAGGCGGAGGGCAGCTGTGGGCCCGCCCGGCGGTCCCCCAGCCGCACGCCCCGGGGCCGACTTCCGCCCGCGCAGCTTCCCCTCGCGGGTTTCGGGAagtgccctcccttcccctcccgaGCGCCCCGTGCCTCCGGCCCTGCGCTGCAGCCTCCCGCCGAGCTGCTCCCCAGCTTGGCGCGCCCGGGCTCTGGGGACCCCCCCGGGACCCCGCGCTCTCGGGTTGGGCCATGGCGGCAGGTGAGGACACAGTTCGCGGAGGCCCGTGGGGCGCCCGGCTCCCTCCCTGCGCCCTGCGAACGAGGGCGGATGGCCGGACTGCCTCCCGCGGCGGCTTCGACCTAACTTCAGGATCCTGGAGGTGGGAGGGCGCTGGGCTTTTTGTCGGGTTAGTGGACAGGGGAGGAATAAGGACACTTGAGTCTGGGGAAGAGACCTGAAAACTTGGGTCTTGGGGGCCTTCCTGGGAACCCGTGGGGTCCTCCTGAAAACCCAGAGGTGCGCTCTTTAAGAACCTTAGCCGGACGGAGAGGTTCTGATGATGTCATCAGTAGAGTGGGAAGGTCAGAAACCCTTCAAACAGACTGTCAGGTTGGCATGATGTCACTGCAGGCCATTACAGAGAAGACTGTGGTCCCCGCCGCCAGGAGTGAGGCTGGGTGGGCCCTTTAAAGGGATTAGGGGAGCCATGTGGGGGTCAGAGCCCAGGGCAGCTGTGGGCATTGCAGCGGAGCTGGGCTTGGGCCAGTGCCACCCGGAGGGAGGGTCCTGGCCTCCTTAATTGCCTGATGATGTCACAGGCGGGATAGCTCAGGGTTGGCTGACCACCACTGACCCTTCCCTCCCCTTGGAAGGactgaggagaggagggagcagaaggtgGCCCCTTGGTCGCCTCCCTTGCTTCTTCACATCTCCTCCCCCCCACCGTTCCAGATGCCGTGAGTGAGGGGGGGGCCATGGCGGAAGAGCGGCCCCCCCGGCTGGTGGATTACTTCGTGGTAGCTGGGCTTGCAGGGAACGGAGCACCCATCCCGGAGGAGACTTGTGTCCCCGAATCTAGTGGGCCCCTGCGTGCTCCCCGGCCAGCAGATCCCATCACGGACGTGGCAGTCATTGCCAGGGCGCTGGGCGAGGAGGTGCCACAGGGCTACACCTGCATCCAGGCCTCGGCTGGGGGCCACCCCTTGGAACTCAGTGCTGGCCTCCTGGGGGGAACTCAGCCCGTCATCTGCTACCGCAGGGGCCGTGACAAGCCCCCCCTCGTTGAGCTGGGGTGTGTGTCCCTCCTGTGTGGGCaccaggggaggtggggagaggcaggggctggggtgcGGGCAGGAAGAGAGCAGGCCGAAGACAGGGAGCAGGGGTAGGTGGATGCACCCGGTCCATACATGGAGTCGGGCTGTGGACTAGTGTGGCTGCTGGCTAGCTGTGGGATCCGGGGCCGGGTCTTGAGCCcctctggggaagggaaggaacacTGCCCCACAGGGTGGTTGAGAAGTTTGAAGGAGGCTATCCGCACGTGGGACTTGGCTCGGAGTCTGTAAGTGGAAGCTTTTCCTCTCGGCGTTTACGAATGAGTAGGAGGAGAGCCACGGAAGGCTGGAGAAGGGGTtactgaaggagaagcagagctgAGCTTAGAAGAGGATGGACAGGGTTCTGGAGGGCAGAGCCCTGCAGGAAGTGGGCCCTGGTGCCCGGTTTGATAGGGCCGAGGGTACAAGGCTGGTGGGTAGGACTAGTTGGGCAGATCGGGCAGGATTGGGGTCTTTCTCCTCTGCCCTGAGACCTTGACGTCTGTGCCTGCTCTCTGTGTCCAGGGTCCTGTATGAAGGGAAGGAACGACCCAAGCCTGGCTTCCAGGTGCTGGACACGACCCCGTATAGCCACTCGGCCAACCTGGCCCCTCCCGGCCCTGGGCACCCCCGCACCTACCTCACTTGCCGGCGGGCAGCAGAGGGGGCGGGGCTCCATGCTCTGGGCATCACTGACCTGTGCCTGGTGCTGCCCAGCAGGGGCGAGGGCACACCTCATACGTACTGCCGACTGGCCCGCAGCCTCAACCCTGGCATGGTGAGCAGGGCCCTGGGGCCGGGAGCGGAGGCCTGCACGGTGCTGGTGTGGGGCTTGGGCACGGGGCACAGTGGGCACTTGCCACTGGGGCCTCTGATGCCCAGGGTGGGCCCGGAGGACTGGCTCTAGTCTTGGGAGACCAGGATTGTTGGGAggtttttccttgaaaattttatttatttattggggcgggGAGATGcaagagagggaggaacagaggaagaggggagaatttCCAGCAGGCGccatgcccagcccagagcccgatatggggcttgatctcttgaccttgagatcaggacctgagccaaaaccaagagtcggatgctcagccagctgaggcacccagatgtcccaggatTATTGGGAGTTTTAAAGACAAAAGACCCCCACAATGTAGgtgggctcagtcaattaagcgtctgacttgatctcagggtcgtgagtccAGCTCTGTATTTTTGGGCTCTACacggggcatggagcctacttaaaaaatttttaatttttaagtaaaattcaaAAGACGACAAAGGAAGGGTAGAGGAGACGACGCCCAGAAATCTTTGTCAGCTGTGTGTCTGTCTTGTCATTTCTGGGGCAGTGGGGCCCAGCGGTGTACCTGTGCTACAAGGTGGGCCTGGCCAAGGCCAACACACTGGTATACGAGGCAGGTGAGTGGCCCCTGTGTCCCTCCAAGCCTTTGGTCCTTAATGTCCCCCTCTCCTGGGGGGGTACCCTCAGTGTGCCCAGAACCCACTTCCCTGTTGCCACTCGGCCCTTCTCTGGCATCCCCGGATCCCTCCCCTGAGTCTGATCGACCCTCCTCCTTTCGGTCCGTCCCCACACCCCTCTGCTGGGGGTGCAGAGCTGCTGGGTCGCTACCCAGAGGAGGACAACGAGGCGTTCCCACTGCCCGAGTCTGTGCCCGTCTTCTGCCTGCCCATGGGAGCCACTGTTGAGTGCTGGCCTGCCCAGACCAAGTACCCCGTGCCCGTCTTCTCCACCTTCGTGCTCACGGGCGCGGCGGGTGACAAGGTGCGTGTGCAGAGTGTGCTGAGGGGTCCCGGCCCCGTCGAGCCCGCCTCACGGCTTCTCTTCCCCGCCCCGCCTCATCCCCAGGTGTACGGCGCCGCCCTGCAGTTCTACGAGGCCTTCCCGAGGGCCAGGCTGTCGGAGCGGCAGGCGCGGGCTCTGGGCCTGCTGAGTGCTGTGGAGCGGGGCCGGCCGCTGGGGGGCCGGGCGGTGCGCAGCCGCCGCGCCATCGCGGTGCTGTCGCGCTGGCCCGCCTTCCCCGCCTTCCGCGCCTTCCTCACCTTCCTCTACCGCTACTCCGTCTCGGGCCCCCACCGCCTGCCCCTGGAAGCGTGAGCACAGCGGCCAGGCTGCTGGGAGGCGGTCGAGAGGGAGGGCTGGCGGGCccggggcagtgggagagggtgggtgggagctCCGGCCCGGGTGCACCGCAGTGCAGACTGGGTTGTGGGTTTgtgcagggtggggaaggaggaggccaCTGCCTGAGGGGTGAGCGAGGCCTGAAATCAGGAGGGACTGTGCTCCGAGCTAGGGGGTGTGAGGTTCTCATGGGCGAagcgggtggggcggggggaggccaGGGAGAGAGAACTGGGGAGTCTGCCCCTGACCCGCAGCCCTCTCTTCCCCAGGCACATCTCTCACTTCATTCACAACgtgcccttcccttccccacagaGACCCCGCATCCTGGTGCAGGTGTGAGCCTAGGCCCGGcggggggaggaaggaggtgggggcctTCCTCCTTCTGAcctgctgctcctctgcctcCCAGATGTCTCCCTATGACAACCTGCGCCTCTGCCAGCCGGTatcctcacccctgcccctcaGGTATGTGCCCCGGGGGAGGGTGCTGTGATGACCAAGGACCTGGTAGGTGCCAGGCAGGTGGGCACAGGCCAGGCCCCAGTGGCCTCTGCGCCTGGTGTCTGGGGAGGGGTCTCCAGGGCCCCTGGTAACCCCCCTCCTGGCACCCCCGCAGCGGTGCAAGCTTCCTGCAGCTGCTGCAAAGCCTGGGCCCTGAGCTGGCCATCACGCTGCTGCTGGCCGTGCTCACAGAGCACAAGCTCCTGGTCCATTCACTGCGGCCAGACCTGCTCACCAGCGTCTGCGAGGCCCTGGTCTCCGTGAGTGCCACCCCATCGGGCCCTCCCTCCTCGGGAGGTTCCCACCTGTGCATCACCCCAATCACTCCTGACCCGACTCTACTTCCTCTTGCTTCCTCGGGGGCATGGGTGGGGGTGTCCCTTGGCCTCCTCCTTGGGCACAGTCTCCATTCAGCAGGAGTCTGGGGCTGTTCTCCAATCCCCACCCTGGCCCgtgccccacctccctcctgcgCCCCCTCAGCCACCCCAGGCCCCTGCTCACTGGTCTCCCTTCCCTGGTGCCCCAGATGACCTTCCCACTGCACTGGCAGTGCCCCTACATCCCGCTGTGCCCGCTGGTGCTGGCAGATGTGCTGAGCGCCCCGGTGCCCTTCATCGTGGGGATCCACTCTAGCTACTTCGATCTGCATGACCCACCTGCTGATGTCATCTGTGTCGATCTTGACACCAACACGCTCTTCCAGTAAGAGGGCCGGGCCTCCCTCAGGGCTGGTGTGAGCCACGCCACATGCACACAGAACCTTCGGCGAGCCCCAGGGAGGCTGGCGAGCAGCCCCGCAGCCCCACagccccttcttctctctgcgtATCTCACAGGACCGAGGAGAAGAAGCCCCTGTCCCCTCGGACCCTGCCCCGCAAGCCCTACAAGGTTCTGCTGGCCACCCTGACAAGCCTGTACCAGCAGCTGGACCAGAGTGAGAGCCCTGGGCTAGGGTGGGGACTGGAAACTGGTACTGACCTTGAGCCCCAGATAGGGAGGCCTGGGGAGAGCTAGACCTTCCTTGAGGAGCTTAGAGGTATTAGGGTTTCCCCGGGAGCGCTGCGTGCGCAGGGGTGGAGGTCAAACAGGCCACTGGGGTGGCTTGAAACCGTTCCCCACTGGCGATGCTGCGGTCAGTACCAGCCAGGGGGTGCCAGAGTCGGCCCTGACCCCAGCTGCCCTGGTCCCCAGCATACACTGGGCCTGAGGAGGAGGCGTCCTTGGAGTTCCTGCTGACGGACTATGAGGCGGTGTGCGGGCGCCGGGCACGGCTGGAGCGTGAGGTCCAGGGAGCCTTCCTCCGCTTCATGGCCTGTCTGCTCAAGGGCTACCGGGACTTCCTGCGCCCGCTCACCCAGGCCCCCTCCGAGGGGGCTCGGGATGTCGACAACCTCTTCTTCCTGCAGGGTAGGGAGGCCTGTCTCTGCGTGGGGagctggcgggggaggggtgctgggctctgggcagcGGGCGCAATGGGCAGCGTTAGAGGCACCGGCCGCATGCTTGCCTCTGGGCTTGGAGTTGGGGCGCCGAGATACACCAGCACTGGCCTGCCCTCTGGGGGCCCAGGGCTTGGAGTGCAGTGCCCCTGGGGCCAAGCTCTCCCTGGGGACCTGACCTCAGGGACCCTGGTCTGAGGCACTGGGTGCAGACGGATGGAAGGGTGGGCCCCGCGGGACTGGTGCTCTGTAACCGCGGGCGTCCTGCCTAAGGAGCCCAAGAGAGGCCGGTGGGCTGTGGCCCCGATGGGGCCTGCTGACCCCCGCgacgcccccgccccccccaggcTTCCTCAGATCCCGGGAGCGCTCCAGCCACAAGCTGTACTGTCAGCTGCTGCGCACACAGATGTTCTCGCAGTTCATCGAGGAGTGCTCCTTCGGCTCCGCTCGGCACGCTGCCCTCGAGTTCTTCGACTCCTGCGTCGACAAGGTATTGGGCGCCGTCCGCCCTGCGTGCACCCTGCTGCTGCTCCGAGCACTGGACCCCTGGCCCGCACCGGGTGCCCCCCGCTGCAGTTACACGGTGCACACAGCTGGCTTCGCAGACACACCGGCCACCCGTGCCCGCCGCCCGCCCCCAGCGGTATCTCGGGGGCCTCGGGGGCGCCCGGGCCCACGTACTCCTTCCCCATCACGGTGCTGCTGGGCGATGCCATCTCCTGGACAGCCAGGAGCGGCGCCCACTGTGCCTGCCGCCCTGACGCTTGCCCTCACCATCCTGTGGTAGGTCCACCCAGAGCAGGAGAAGCCTGAGCTGACGCCCTTGGTGGAGCTGGAGGAGCTGTCCGGGAGTGAGCTCACGGTCTTCATCACACCCCCCGAGGAGCCTCCAGCGCCAGAGGGCGGCGAACCCCCCCCACAGTACTGGTGAGAGCCTCTTGCTCCCCTGCGGCTGCCCTTGCCTTGGTGGTCCCTGCTATTGCCTCTTTCTGCCCCCGCAGCTACGACGGGTTCCCAGAGCTGCGGCCTGAGCTGTTCGAGTCCCCGAGGGAGCAGCCCGGGGCGCTTCCCGTGCCCGGCCCAGCCCGTAGCGCGCCCAGCAGCCCTGCCCCTCGCCGGACCAAACAGGTGATCGGGACGTGGGCCCCGCACAGGCACCTGACTTGGGCCGTTTTTTCAGCTGTGAGGCAGACCTGAGGGTGGCTACGCCGTTATTAGCAGGTTTCAGTGAGCCTGGCCCGTAAAACGTTAGCTGCTGGCACTGCTGTCGTTGCCCCCACTTTCATCTTCCAAGCTCTGGAAGCTGGGGCCCCGTCCACGCTTGAGAGCTGGGCATCTCTGCCTGGGGCCTCGGGACCAAACCCTGGGTGCAGCGTCCATCCTGCCCCCTCGGAGCCCAGGCCCTGCCTCGGGGAGGgggctgcctctcccccaccGTTCTGAGACATGCCGTGGCCTGGCACGGTCCTTACCCAGGTGTGCCCTGCCCCATCCAGGAGATGAAGGTGGCCCAGCGGACAGCACAGAAGTCAGCAGCCGTGCCGGAGCTGTGGGCCCGGTGCCTGCTGGGACACTGCTACGGACTGTGGTTCCTGTGTCTGCCAGCCTATGTGCGCTCGGCGCCCTCCCGCGTACAGGCCCTGCACACGGCCTACCATGTGCTGCGCCAGATGGAGAGCCGCAAGGTGGTGCTGCCTGATGAGGTGGGGGGCCTGTGCGGCtgcgggtggggagggaggctgccAGGGCGCTGGGGTAGGGGGAGCGGGCCCAGTGAGGTCTGTGGGGACCGAGGGAGGCGGAGACCTGGGAGCTGGGTGGGTGGGCGGTGGCAGGGGAGGCTGCGAccccaggggctgggtggggggagaagggggtgctgagcccagggtgggggcaggggagtgggccCCTCACCGCACTGTGTCCTGGCACAGGTGTGTTACCGGGTGCTGATGCAGCTGTGCTCCCATTACGGACAGCCTGTGCTGTCCGTGCGAGTCATGCTGGAGATGAGGCGGGCGGGTGTCGTGCCCAACACCATCACCTACGGCTACTACAACAAGGTTCGGGGTCTGCTTGGGGCGGGACAGTTGGCAGTGCCAGGTGTGGTATGGGGAGGGTGCTGCTCCCTgacgcccccccgccccctccccacacccgcCCTGTGACCACTGTCAGCCCCTGTACTGGGTGCGTCCCTTCCTGCGGGCGGCTCCCTCACTTGCCTGGGCCCCGATGAGGAGCGCGGCCCCCTCCCCACGGTAGTCCTGATGTGAGCCAGCGGTCCTGGCACCTCACACATCTGCTCTCTTTTCTGCAGGCCGCCCCTCCGCCCCCCGCATcttttggggggtggtgaggtTGCAGAGAGCGGCTGGCTTGTCCGGGGTTCCACAGGGAGGAAATGAGGGAGTCAGGGCATGGAACACAGGCAGAGCAACGTTTTCTGCGTTCGGGTCCTTAACCACAATACTGAACTGGTTTTTACGTGATGAAACTCATCGATGACCAGAAAAGTGAAAAGATTTTTCCAAAGCCACGTGCTTCCTAAGTAGCAGAGTCTGGATACAAAGTATCCACACAGCTTCTGGTTTCCTCTAGATCTCGCCCAGGTGGCCGCTGCCACCTGCCTCGTGTGGGCTTGCTCCTGGCCGAGCCATCGGCAGGATGTTTGCAGGGGAAGGTGGCCCCTGGGTGCCTGGCATCCCTGGAGCAGGCAGCGGCCACCCGGCTGCGGTCAGGGCGTGAAGTGGGCCATCTTGATGGGCACTGTGCTTGGCAGGCCGTGCTGGAAAGCAAGTGGCTGTCGGGTACACCGGGTGGGCGCCTGCGCTGGGCCAAGCTCCGGAACGTTGTCCTGGGGGCTGCTCAGTTCCGCCAGCCCTTGAGAGaacggcggcggcggcagcaggagcaggagcaggaggcggCCGCACAAGAGGCTGGCAGCGGCCGGACAGGTGGGTACGGgactgggctgggggcagagcaGCCAGGCTCCGGCAGGGAGAGGTGCAGAGAGCCGGGGCTGAGCCTGTGGTTGGCATCGGGGGTCCTGGGGACAGGGACACTGCGATTGGCTGGTAACCAACGAAGGAGAGGATGTTCTGCCTGGGGGGAGCCCTCTAACCCCAGACCCACGCAAGGAGCCCTGTTTTGGGATAGGGGCTGGGCTGTCTTCTACCTGGCTGTCTTCAGCCGCGTCCTGGTCTTTCGCAGTGCCCGGCCTGGAACggccctcccccacccgcccACTTCAGCGCCAGACCACCTGGGCCGGTCGAAGTTTCCGGGACCTGGCTTCCCCCGCGGGGCGCCTGGTGAAAAGCGGCAGTCTAGGCAGTGCCCGCGGGGCGCAGCCCACCGTGGAGGCCGGCGTGGCCCACAGTGAGTGGCTGCTGGAGCCATCCCCCCAGCTGACTTCCCTTACCgcggggcagggagagagggggagagcagagcCAGGCTGTGAGGTGATGGGGGGTGCTGCGGAAGCTGGGGGTCCTTGTCCGGGTTGCTGTCTTTTCTGCGGGCAGGGGCTGTGCTTCCCTGGCTCCCGGATGATGGGCGAGGCTCTGTCTTCTCTGGCTCGTGTCTGCCCTGCAGTGATAGAGGCCTTGGGGGTGCTGGAGCCCCGGGGTTCCCCTGTTCCCTGGCGCGATGGGAGCCTCTCGGACCTGAGCCTGACTGGTGAGGAACCGGCCCCTGGAGGCAGCCCAGAGGACTCGGGCTCAGCTCTGGGTGCCCAGTCAGCGGAAGCCCTGGAGGGGCCGAGCGGGCGGGCGCCCAAGGCTGGCGGGAATCAGGAGGAGGCCAGCACCCCGCGACGAGGGCTGGGCGCCCGCCTACAGCAACTGCTCACTCCTTCCCGCCGCTCCCCTGCCTCTCGCACTGCGCCCCCTGAGCTGCCCCCTGAGCTGCCGCCTCCGGCCCGCCGCAGCCCGATGGACAGTCTCCTGCGCCCCCGGGAGCGGCCTGGATCCACCGCGTCCGAGGTAGCCTGCgaggggcagggccagaggtCTGGAGACAGAGCCCAGAAGGGGGGGGCAGTGCCCGCTGAgtgcccctctcctgctgtgGCAGAGCTCCGCCTCTCTGGACAGCGAGTgggacctctctgagccttccaTCAGCAGCCTGGGCCTGCGCCGGTCCTCAGAGCGCCTCAGCGACACCCCTGGGTCCTCGCAGCCGCCTTCCCTGGAAGTGAGGAGAGCCCCTTCTGCACAGATGGGCCCCACACCCACGTGCAGGCTCCCCCCACGTTCCCTCTGGcgaggcagaggctggggcaggtggACAGAGCCTGGGCTCCTGAGCCTGGGGCGGGGGCTCTTCTCGCCCGCAGATCCTGCTTTCCAGCTGCTCCTTGTGCCGTGCCTGTGACTCGCTGGTGTACGATGAGGAGATCATGGCTGGCTGGGCGCCCGATGACTCCAACCTCAACACAGTGTGCCCCTTCTGTGCCTGCCCCTTTGTGCCCCTGCTCAGCGTCCAAACCCTTGACTCCCGACCCAGGTGCCCAAAGGAGGGAAAGTATTATGGGCGGGACTTGGAGGCAGGAGTTCTGGGGCTGACCCCCGTTATCCCCTGCAGTGCCCCCAGCCCCAAGCCTGTCCCTGCTGGTGCCAGTAGCAGCAAAGATGCTCCTGTCCCTGGGGGCCCAGGCCCCGTGCTCAGTGACCGCAGGCTCTGCCTTGCCCTGGATGAGCCCCAGCTGTGCAACGGGCACACAGGGGTAAGGGCTGGGCCAGAGGAGAATGGTGGGGGTCCGTGTGTGTTGCCCGGCGGTGGTGGGGTGCGATGGGCATCGAGGTATGGGGCATCTTGGGAGCTGCGGCCTGTGGTGGTTCGGTGGGAAGCAGGGTTCTGGGGATGGGACCGTCCTCCCTCTTTATGCCCAACAGGCTGCCTCCCGGCGGGtcgatgggggtgcctgggcgtACCTGAGTCCCCTGGTGCTTCGTAAGGAACTGGAGTCGCTGGTGGAAAATGAGGGCAGTGAGGTGCTGGCCTTGCCTGAGCTGCCTGCTGCCCATCCCATTATCTTCTGGAACCTTCTGTGGTATTTCCAGCGGCTGCGTCTGCCCAGTATTCTGCCATGCCTGGTGCTGGCCTCCTGTGATGGCCCCCCACCTTTGCAGGTCAGTGCCCTCCCGTGGCCCCTGCTGGTGCTTGCTGGGTGTTACGCACCTCTCCTCTGGGTCTGTCCCTCGGGCCCTGCAGAGCGAGTCACAGGCCTGGGCTGACCCCTCGGAGAAACCGAGCCTCCGTTTTCTCATTTGTAGAACAGCCTAAGTGCCCAGGCTCATTCGATGCCCGTGTAGTGCCTGGTTCCTACCCAGTGACTCCCTGACGGTGGTGTCATTCCGCCAACATTCACCTTTCAGGCTCTGGGAAGCTTTTAGGGACAAGGGATGCAGCAGCTCCAGGACCAAGTGTGTGCCTTGGAGAGCTCACACTCCCCTGGGGGCCCGAgggctcctctccctcttccttttggcTCTAGCCTGCAGCGTCCCTTTGCGTCCTGGAGCTCCGCCACCGCTCTGTTTCCAGCCCTCTGCCAGCCGGCCCCTGAACCTGCCCCCTGTCTCGGCCCCTGCAGGCCCCACCTCCCTGGCTGACGCCTGACCCAGCGGCTGTGCAGGTGCGGCTGCTGTGGGACGTCCTGACCCCCGATCCCAGCAGCTGCCCACCTCTCTACGTGCTCTGGAGGGTCCACAGTGAGTCTGGTGTCCGGCCTAGGCTGGGAAAGGGTGGGTGATGCCCGCAGGACGCAGTGATCTGGCTGCTTCCCTTTCACCCAGGCCAGATCCCGCAGCGGGTGGTATGGCCCGGCCCTATCCCTGCAGCCCTTGGCCTGGAGCTGCTGGAGGCCGTGTTGCGCCACGTGGGTCTCAATGAGGTGCATAAGGCTGTGGGGCTCCTGCTGGAGACTTTAGGACCGCCTCCCAGTGGTCTGCACTTGCAGAGGTACGGTGCTCCCATCTGGGAGGTCCCTGGCCTGTCCCCGGCTCCATACCCCCTTTCTCTTACTCGTACCCTCTGCCTCCACTCCAGGGGCATCTACCGTGAGATCTTATTCCTGACAATGGCTGCTCTGGGCAAGGACCATGTGGACATCGGtgagagagcaggcagggggctggggaatTTAAAAGTATCTGGGGCCCAGTGTTGGGAGGTTAGAATTGTAATCCGTTGCCCTGCTTCCACTCTCTTTCCTAGGGGCCTTTGACAAGAAGTATAAGTCCGCCTTTAACAAGCTGGCCAGCAGCATGGGCAAGGAGGAGCTGAGGCAGCGACGGGCACAGATGCCCACCCCAAAGGCCATTGATTGTCGCAAGTGTTTTGGAGCACCTCTGGAATGCTAAGGACCCTTAAGCTCTCCTCtccagcctggggtggggaggtgagggagaacGGATTCTAGAGATACCCTGCTTTCCTACTCCTTTTGTAGAGGAGTTGGGACCGGGCTGGGAAGCAGGCCCAGCCGTAGGCTCCGAATGTGGGCAGCAAGAAGAGGGACCCACTGATAGCAAAAGTCATAGTCCCCCTATCTCCAGCCTGCCCAGTATGCTCATGCTGATGTATGAGGCCTGGCGGGAGTTGGCACAGCTCTGTTTCTCCCCAGGTTATACCGGGAACTCTCCTCCAGGGTACCCACCGATCTGCACTGCCCTGGTCATtgtctaagtttttgttttaaaaaacaactggAAAGGTACAGAGCTACTGAGCCTTTGCCCTGAATGAGAGGGAGGGATGTCATTCTCCGCTAATGATGGTCCTTCCTCCTTGGAACTGCAGAAGTAGCCCAAAGCTCTCCGTCAGATCTTCCCACCTTAGTGTTTGcgttttcagttatttattctgGAACCACCGCTCCTTGCTTATGAGGTTCCTAGGGATGATGAAAAAGAAGGGAAGCGGTGCACCATGGTTCAGTGGTTCAT from Lutra lutra chromosome 15, mLutLut1.2, whole genome shotgun sequence includes these protein-coding regions:
- the DENND4B gene encoding DENN domain-containing protein 4B isoform X5, translated to MAADAVSEGGAMAEERPPRLVDYFVVAGLAGNGAPIPEETCVPESSGPLRAPRPADPITDVAVIARALGEEVPQGYTCIQASAGGHPLELSAGLLGGTQPVICYRRGRDKPPLVELGVLYEGKERPKPGFQVLDTTPYSHSANLAPPGPGHPRTYLTCRRAAEGAGLHALGITDLCLVLPSRGEGTPHTYCRLARSLNPGMWGPAVYLCYKVGLAKANTLVYEAELLGRYPEEDNEAFPLPESVPVFCLPMGATVECWPAQTKYPVPVFSTFVLTGAAGDKRPRILVQMSPYDNLRLCQPVSSPLPLSGASFLQLLQSLGPELAITLLLAVLTEHKLLVHSLRPDLLTSVCEALVSMTFPLHWQCPYIPLCPLVLADVLSAPVPFIVGIHSSYFDLHDPPADVICVDLDTNTLFQTEEKKPLSPRTLPRKPYKVLLATLTSLYQQLDQTYTGPEEEASLEFLLTDYEAVCGRRARLEREVQGAFLRFMACLLKGYRDFLRPLTQAPSEGARDVDNLFFLQGFLRSRERSSHKLYCQLLRTQMFSQFIEECSFGSARHAALEFFDSCVDKVHPEQEKPELTPLVELEELSGSELTVFITPPEEPPAPEGGEPPPQYCYDGFPELRPELFESPREQPGALPVPGPARSAPSSPAPRRTKQEMKVAQRTAQKSAAVPELWARCLLGHCYGLWFLCLPAYVRSAPSRVQALHTAYHVLRQMESRKVVLPDEVCYRVLMQLCSHYGQPVLSVRVMLEMRRAGVVPNTITYGYYNKAVLESKWLSGTPGGRLRWAKLRNVVLGAAQFRQPLRERRRRQQEQEQEAAAQEAGSGRTVPGLERPSPTRPLQRQTTWAGRSFRDLASPAGRLVKSGSLGSARGAQPTVEAGVAHMIEALGVLEPRGSPVPWRDGSLSDLSLTGEEPAPGGSPEDSGSALGAQSAEALEGPSGRAPKAGGNQEEASTPRRGLGARLQQLLTPSRRSPASRTAPPELPPELPPPARRSPMDSLLRPRERPGSTASESSASLDSEWDLSEPSISSLGLRRSSERLSDTPGSSQPPSLEILLSSCSLCRACDSLVYDEEIMAGWAPDDSNLNTVCPFCACPFVPLLSVQTLDSRPSAPSPKPVPAGASSSKDAPVPGGPGPVLSDRRLCLALDEPQLCNGHTGAASRRVDGGAWAYLSPLVLRKELESLVENEGSEVLALPELPAAHPIIFWNLLWYFQRLRLPSILPCLVLASCDGPPPLQAPPPWLTPDPAAVQVRLLWDVLTPDPSSCPPLYVLWRVHSQIPQRVVWPGPIPAALGLELLEAVLRHVGLNEVHKAVGLLLETLGPPPSGLHLQRGIYREILFLTMAALGKDHVDIGAFDKKYKSAFNKLASSMGKEELRQRRAQMPTPKAIDCRKCFGAPLEC
- the DENND4B gene encoding DENN domain-containing protein 4B isoform X4; this translates as MAADAVSEGGAMAEERPPRLVDYFVVAGLAGNGAPIPEETCVPESSGPLRAPRPADPITDVAVIARALGEEVPQGYTCIQASAGGHPLELSAGLLGGTQPVICYRRGRDKPPLVELGVLYEGKERPKPGFQVLDTTPYSHSANLAPPGPGHPRTYLTCRRAAEGAGLHALGITDLCLVLPSRGEGTPHTYCRLARSLNPGMWGPAVYLCYKVGLAKANTLVYEAGVRRRPAVLRGLPEGQAVGAAGAGSGPAECCGAGPAAGGPGGAQPPRHRGAVALARLPRLPRLPHLPLPLLRLGPPPPAPGSRPRILVQMSPYDNLRLCQPVSSPLPLSGASFLQLLQSLGPELAITLLLAVLTEHKLLVHSLRPDLLTSVCEALVSMTFPLHWQCPYIPLCPLVLADVLSAPVPFIVGIHSSYFDLHDPPADVICVDLDTNTLFQTEEKKPLSPRTLPRKPYKVLLATLTSLYQQLDQTYTGPEEEASLEFLLTDYEAVCGRRARLEREVQGAFLRFMACLLKGYRDFLRPLTQAPSEGARDVDNLFFLQGFLRSRERSSHKLYCQLLRTQMFSQFIEECSFGSARHAALEFFDSCVDKVHPEQEKPELTPLVELEELSGSELTVFITPPEEPPAPEGGEPPPQYCYDGFPELRPELFESPREQPGALPVPGPARSAPSSPAPRRTKQEMKVAQRTAQKSAAVPELWARCLLGHCYGLWFLCLPAYVRSAPSRVQALHTAYHVLRQMESRKVVLPDEVCYRVLMQLCSHYGQPVLSVRVMLEMRRAGVVPNTITYGYYNKAVLESKWLSGTPGGRLRWAKLRNVVLGAAQFRQPLRERRRRQQEQEQEAAAQEAGSGRTVPGLERPSPTRPLQRQTTWAGRSFRDLASPAGRLVKSGSLGSARGAQPTVEAGVAHMIEALGVLEPRGSPVPWRDGSLSDLSLTGEEPAPGGSPEDSGSALGAQSAEALEGPSGRAPKAGGNQEEASTPRRGLGARLQQLLTPSRRSPASRTAPPELPPELPPPARRSPMDSLLRPRERPGSTASESSASLDSEWDLSEPSISSLGLRRSSERLSDTPGSSQPPSLEILLSSCSLCRACDSLVYDEEIMAGWAPDDSNLNTVCPFCACPFVPLLSVQTLDSRPSAPSPKPVPAGASSSKDAPVPGGPGPVLSDRRLCLALDEPQLCNGHTGAASRRVDGGAWAYLSPLVLRKELESLVENEGSEVLALPELPAAHPIIFWNLLWYFQRLRLPSILPCLVLASCDGPPPLQAPPPWLTPDPAAVQVRLLWDVLTPDPSSCPPLYVLWRVHSQIPQRVVWPGPIPAALGLELLEAVLRHVGLNEVHKAVGLLLETLGPPPSGLHLQRGIYREILFLTMAALGKDHVDIGAFDKKYKSAFNKLASSMGKEELRQRRAQMPTPKAIDCRKCFGAPLEC